In one Dermacentor albipictus isolate Rhodes 1998 colony chromosome 4, USDA_Dalb.pri_finalv2, whole genome shotgun sequence genomic region, the following are encoded:
- the LOC135915448 gene encoding endothelin-converting enzyme 1-like: MASGSAPEATFHDKSTVESQNQPQTQPHEQVQNQQQSQTQDASQSQSQDQPHDHQQQQAQQQAEPHSQPIAEPQDPQQSAPEVQPQEEKSQAPPQNQHQDQQKDQPQAQLQASAAPTPVVKEKTFGVVLVQIFGIAVASALFFVIVVLVLKHRKLAVASGSRRTLCASTACDRLAGALISSLQPESDPCDDFHAFVCGRFTGMHSTGTVFSDMEAELWRLVKDKVVTGVDLTFDSVTTTTPPADHSTLHKIRALLASCLRPPVNDSTAPLKAFVDSQGLGFSGNVSATGGLMTMLRLSYLYDVQSVLTAHLLAVKSQPRGLLLRASVNERYVLWLAGRPENVSFSYRVLLDVYGKVENADQVVQRISDTENVVHRLADAAIKQKTAALELILEEKDVRYYGNGAVRVLLSSLRSSLTSETLHLLVSWDAVRTMAPLVSPATVPAEGGTRFTRCWRLIQRSLGVPAVTAYLLDKLAPNTTEEILKMTKALRATYNALFSNEAFIWHSVPKSVLSEFQELQATPLFFAASGVRSKEQLDAFYEAYPYAREDDSFLDTWLKVCHLADETQRNASGLDLGALLTPNALTLAASTSNKILLTAPALLLPLFSRDGLVSTNFGGLGHVLAHSMLRKLHNGLVSASKNSTSLLERYKAHLECVQHSQVNEPLSSDPDADGVANADWTTGIGGVADLVGLHVAYETFSQRMQHRTLPYTNMTEKQAFFSASCFKFCSMAAAAGRKSATQTSGPVVASGAFAASRERCNAPLRNMKAFADAFKCKPLSPMNPARKCTFW; the protein is encoded by the exons ATGGCCTCGGGAAGTGCACCAGAA GCCACCTTCCACGATAAGTCGACAGTTGAGTCCCAGAACCAGCCACAGACTCAACCACATGAGCAGGtgcagaatcaacagcagtctcAAACCCAGGATGCGTCGCAGTCTCAGTCACAAGATCAGCCACatgatcatcagcagcagcaggcgcAGCAGCAGGCAGAGCCACATTCGCAGCCGATAGCTGAGCCGCAGGATCCGCAGCAGTCCGCGCCAGAGGTTCAGCCGCAAGAAGAAAAGTCCCAGGCCCCGCCACAGAATCAGCATCAGGATCAGCAGAAGGATCAGCCGCAGGCTCAGCTACAAGCTTCTGCTGCGCCCACGCCGGTCGTCAAAGAGAAAACGTTCGGCGTAGTCCTTGTCCAGATTTTCGGCATTGCTGTAGCAAGCGCACTGTTCTTTGTCATTGTTGTGCTCGTATTGAAACACCGCAAGCTCGCAGTGGCTTCAGGATCCCGCCGCACTCTGTGTGCCAGCACGGCGTGCGACCGACTCGCGGGGGCACTCATCTCCAGTCTGCAGCCGGAGTCGGACCCCTGCGACGACTTCCACGCATTCGTGTGCGGACGGTTCACCGGTATGCATTCTACCGGCACCGTCTTCAGCGACATGGAGGCCGAACTGTGGAGGCTCGTCAAAGACAAGGTCGTGACAGGCGTTGACCTGACCT TTGATTCTGTGACAACCACGACCCCGCCCGCGGATCATTCCACCCTGCACAAGATTCGGGCTCTGTTGGCTTCCTGCCTCCGGCCTCCCGTCAACGACTCCACTGCTCCACTGAAGGCCTTCGTCGACAGCCAGGGGCTCGGATTTTCCGGGAACGTCTCAGCGACCGGCGGCTTGATGACCATGCTGCGGCTCTCGTACCTGTACGACGTGCAGTCTGTCCTCACTGCACACTTACTCGCCGTGAAGTCTCAGCCTCGCGGTTTGTTGCTGAG AGCATCGGTCAACGAGCGCTACGTGTTGTGGCTGGCCGGGAGGCCCGAGAACGTCTCCTTCAGCTACCGCGTGTTGCTGGACGTCTACGGCAAGGTGGAGAATGCGGACCAAGTCGTCCAGCGAATAAGTGACACCGAAAACGTCGTGCACCGCCTAGCGGATGCCGCGATCAAACAGAAGACAGCGGCGCTCGAACTGATTCTG GAAGAGAAGGATGTCCGCTACTACGGCAATGGCGCCGTGAGGGTGCTCCTGTCCAGCCTGCGGTCGTCGCTGACCTCCGAGACGCTCCACCTGCTGGTCTCGTGGGACGCGGTGCGCACCATGGCGCCCCTCGTTTCCCCGGCCACTGTGCCCGCAGAGGGAGGCACACGCTTCACCCGCTGCTGGAGACTCATCCAGCGCAGCCTCGGG GTTCCTGCTGTGACCGCGTACCTGCTCGACAAGCTGGCTCCCAACACGACGGAAGAGATTCTCAAGATGACCAAAGCGTTGCGCGCCACGTACAACGCTCTCTTCAGCAACGAGGCCTTCATTTGGCACTCCGTGCCAAAGTCCGTCCTCTCCGAGTTCCAGGAGCTACAAGCGACACCGCTGTTCTTTGCTGCTTCGGGTGTTCGATCGAAGGAACAACTAGACGCCTTCTACGAAGCTTATCCTTACGCTCGCGAAGACGACAGCTTCCTCGACACGTGGCTCAAGGTCTGCCACCTGGCCGACGAAACGCAGAGGAATGCAAGTGGGCTCGACCTCGGCGCCCTGTTGACGCCCAACGCACTCACTCTCGCCGCCTCCACGTCGAACAAGATACTGCTGACGGCTCCTGCCCTGCTGCTTCCGCTGTTCTCCAGAGACGGCCTGGTTTCGACCAACTTCGGCGGCCTCGGACACGTTCTAGCACATAGCATGCTCCGCAAGCTCCATAACGGACTGGTGAGCGCCAGCAAGAATAGCACATCGCTCCTGGAACGCTACAAGGCGCACCTGGAGTGTGTCCAGCACTCACAGGTCAACGAGCCCTTGTCCTCGGATCCAGACGCTGACGGCGTCGCCAACGCAGATTGGACGACAGGAATCGGCGGCGTCGCTGATCTCGTGGGCCTGCACGTCGCCTACGAGACGTTTTCCCAGCGAATGCAGCACCGTACTTTGCCGTACACTAACATGACCGAAAAGCAGGCCTTTTTCTCCGCGTCCTGCTTCAAGTTCTGTagcatggcggcggcggcgggaagGAAGTCCGCGACGCAGACTAGTGGACCAGTTGTGGCTAGTGGGGCGTTCGCTGCATCTCGCGAACGGTGCAACGCACCTTTGAGGAACATGAAGGCATTCGCGGACGCCTTTAAATGCAAGCCATTGTCGCCGATGAATCCGGCCAGAAAGTGCACGTTCTGGTGA